In a genomic window of Xylophilus rhododendri:
- a CDS encoding lipopolysaccharide biosynthesis protein, translating to MTQIFLMFATLKIGTSMLPPSEMAVVFMLTSAVAIVSALLINPVGMFMNRRMHAWHEAGSLTRYFHLFYVAVAMVGLLCLAAAAWGLPLYNGVHGRSVPMLAGLIAASLVTLSINSTAISGLNLLGRTREFLFLSAGTAALSLACAFGFASTFGKSAEHWFLGIIVGQAIVGMLAARSFPAIATPRKASPVLERRKVRSLFAFAWPISIAVGLASIQAQGYRLLGGNFIAMTDLGLVAAGVGVSVAIMSSVESILSSYLMPAFYRTIGASTPDAQMQAWAAYARVAIPIFVVTGCYLAIVAPELVGLFMGPAYADAGQYVYWGVIAEVCRVVAYTFAMVLHAKFKTRALIVPALCGAFTALATFLLLARPFQGLGVGISIAAASAAAAWATFLAVRKEIRNLLNVHLFWPVPLGAAGIYVTALGLKAESGHATMFSQILVVGICGLLYLAVLFAMGRRSIKNT from the coding sequence GTGACCCAGATCTTCCTGATGTTTGCCACATTGAAGATCGGCACCAGCATGCTGCCGCCAAGCGAGATGGCGGTCGTCTTCATGCTCACTTCGGCTGTCGCCATCGTGTCTGCACTGCTAATCAATCCGGTGGGCATGTTCATGAACCGGCGCATGCATGCATGGCACGAGGCAGGCAGCCTGACGCGGTATTTCCACCTGTTCTATGTAGCCGTGGCGATGGTCGGCCTGCTGTGCCTCGCAGCTGCGGCGTGGGGCCTGCCTCTTTACAACGGTGTTCACGGCCGATCGGTGCCGATGCTGGCCGGATTGATAGCCGCCAGCCTCGTCACGCTCTCGATCAATTCGACTGCGATCTCCGGTCTCAATCTGCTTGGCCGCACCCGCGAGTTTCTCTTTCTCAGTGCAGGTACGGCTGCCCTGTCGCTGGCTTGTGCATTCGGATTTGCAAGCACATTCGGTAAGTCGGCAGAACATTGGTTTCTGGGGATCATCGTCGGCCAGGCCATCGTTGGAATGCTGGCGGCAAGGTCCTTTCCTGCCATCGCTACGCCACGTAAAGCCAGCCCTGTGCTGGAGCGCAGGAAAGTCCGAAGCCTATTCGCTTTTGCCTGGCCCATCTCGATTGCCGTCGGACTAGCATCCATCCAGGCTCAAGGTTACCGGCTACTCGGCGGCAACTTTATCGCTATGACCGATCTTGGTCTGGTGGCTGCTGGCGTCGGGGTCAGCGTCGCCATCATGTCGTCTGTTGAGTCGATCCTGTCGTCCTACCTAATGCCTGCGTTCTACAGAACTATCGGCGCCAGCACCCCCGACGCGCAAATGCAGGCATGGGCGGCTTATGCGCGCGTCGCCATACCGATCTTTGTGGTGACCGGATGCTATCTCGCCATCGTGGCTCCGGAGCTTGTCGGCCTATTCATGGGCCCCGCCTACGCCGACGCGGGACAATATGTCTACTGGGGCGTCATCGCGGAGGTATGCCGCGTCGTCGCATATACCTTCGCCATGGTTCTCCATGCAAAATTCAAGACCCGCGCCCTGATCGTGCCAGCTTTATGCGGCGCTTTTACTGCGCTCGCTACCTTCCTCCTGCTCGCACGGCCATTTCAAGGGCTCGGCGTCGGCATATCGATAGCCGCCGCATCCGCCGCGGCTGCATGGGCGACCTTCCTTGCCGTAAGGAAAGAAATCCGCAATCTTCTTAATGTGCACTTATTTTGGCCAGTGCCGCTGGGTGCAGCGGGCATATACGTTACTGCCTTAGGTCTCAAAGCAGAATCCGGTCATGCAACTATGTTTTCGCAAATCCTTGTCGTTGGAATATGCGGTCTGCTATATCTGGCAGTGTTGTTCGCGATGGGCCGGCGTAGTATAAAAAACACCTAA
- a CDS encoding glycosyltransferase family 10 domain-containing protein encodes MSTSIYIDPSYPSFLDGQLFNAQNSVLNRDDQLLPFIRVKEMLESRNVRVATADHIVDHSSSISGLDKPKYYSLGIASRFESIEKEGLAELDAFVIMEPPIVAPHLYKMLPRLSAVFNRVYLHNTVGDGYSMEGVNAGTLRKFYWPLPYDGVLSQHWSRSDRLPRAVVINGNHKAWGKPNELYSTRISAMVELSKFDCIDLYGMGWSKWWDRRSLWPAYFLNRRALMKIYKGHCASKYEVLAAYDFCLCLENMHMQGYITEKIFDCFFSGAIPMYAGAPDIANYIPSDCFIDRRHFASWTDMWRFASALSAKEKCVYRENAKNFLESERATPFFQSIDNVVCGWHK; translated from the coding sequence ATGTCGACCAGCATATATATCGACCCATCCTACCCATCGTTTCTCGATGGTCAACTTTTTAACGCGCAAAACTCGGTATTGAATCGTGATGATCAATTGCTGCCGTTTATACGCGTTAAAGAAATGCTCGAATCGCGTAACGTTCGCGTGGCGACTGCCGACCACATTGTTGACCATAGTTCAAGCATCAGCGGCTTGGATAAGCCGAAATACTATTCCCTCGGGATTGCATCGAGATTTGAAAGTATTGAAAAAGAAGGTTTGGCAGAACTTGACGCTTTTGTCATCATGGAGCCTCCGATTGTTGCTCCACATCTGTATAAAATGCTGCCACGACTTTCTGCAGTATTCAACCGGGTCTATTTGCATAATACGGTCGGTGATGGGTATAGCATGGAAGGCGTCAATGCCGGGACGCTCCGCAAGTTTTACTGGCCATTGCCGTACGACGGTGTGCTCAGTCAACATTGGAGCCGCTCCGACCGACTGCCACGTGCCGTGGTGATTAATGGAAATCACAAGGCTTGGGGCAAACCCAACGAGCTTTACAGCACACGAATTTCAGCAATGGTGGAGCTGTCGAAATTTGATTGCATCGATCTTTACGGTATGGGATGGAGCAAGTGGTGGGATCGCCGGTCCCTGTGGCCTGCGTATTTTCTTAATAGAAGAGCGCTGATGAAAATCTACAAGGGGCATTGTGCATCCAAGTATGAAGTTTTGGCTGCTTATGATTTTTGTCTGTGCCTGGAAAATATGCACATGCAAGGTTACATAACTGAAAAGATTTTTGATTGTTTCTTTTCGGGGGCAATTCCAATGTATGCAGGAGCTCCGGACATCGCCAACTACATCCCTAGCGACTGTTTTATAGACCGTCGACATTTCGCTTCATGGACTGATATGTGGCGCTTCGCGTCGGCGTTAAGTGCCAAGGAGAAGTGTGTGTATCGGGAGAATGCCAAGAATTTTCTTGAATCGGAGCGGGCTACGCCTTTCTTTCAGTCAATCGACAATGTCGTTTGCGGGTGGCACAAATAA
- a CDS encoding glycosyltransferase family 2 protein, which translates to MSSTIRQTVESLLSQTYQNFIIHIVDNASTDETVAIVEKIGDPRLIVHRHDANIGAEGNFTRCMKLAGGSYTCIFHADDVYSNEMVETQVLWLNANKHIEAVFSQVETINDGSMVTGHIDMIPAINAGEVREYSFLELFKGLLRYRNRLVISSLMVRTFVFTDYILTWGDGRFKSASDVDMYLRLARRCAIGVIGRRLMQYRIGQNQFSHKIRNRLTRPDFFLVMDAYLHENNALLTQSDFDHYRWLDRHDRVARALNAASQGNTDLVKQLLENCLSVDALRAAFSGRTGSVTLLAAIILKSMSNLGLLKYSGELIRWAKAKKWN; encoded by the coding sequence GTGTCAAGTACTATAAGGCAGACGGTCGAGAGCTTATTAAGCCAAACTTACCAAAATTTCATAATTCATATAGTTGATAATGCATCAACCGACGAAACTGTCGCTATTGTTGAAAAAATCGGTGATCCTCGACTGATTGTTCACAGGCACGACGCCAACATTGGTGCCGAAGGTAATTTTACGCGCTGCATGAAATTGGCCGGCGGGTCCTACACTTGTATTTTTCATGCGGATGATGTTTATTCAAATGAAATGGTCGAGACCCAGGTGTTGTGGCTTAATGCTAACAAACACATCGAAGCGGTTTTTTCTCAAGTCGAAACGATCAATGACGGTTCCATGGTGACGGGACATATAGACATGATTCCGGCTATCAATGCGGGAGAGGTGCGGGAATATTCGTTTCTTGAATTATTCAAAGGCCTTCTGCGATATCGCAACCGCTTGGTTATTTCAAGCTTGATGGTGCGAACATTCGTTTTCACGGACTATATTTTAACTTGGGGTGATGGTCGATTTAAATCCGCTTCAGATGTGGATATGTATTTGCGTTTGGCGCGACGGTGTGCAATTGGTGTCATCGGTCGCCGCCTTATGCAATACCGCATTGGTCAAAACCAGTTTTCCCATAAGATTCGTAACCGTCTCACGCGACCAGATTTTTTTCTAGTGATGGATGCATACCTTCACGAAAACAATGCACTGTTGACACAATCAGATTTTGACCACTATCGATGGCTGGATCGACATGATAGAGTCGCGCGCGCGCTGAATGCTGCCTCTCAGGGAAACACGGATCTCGTCAAGCAACTTCTTGAAAACTGCCTGTCGGTTGATGCGTTGCGTGCCGCATTTTCGGGCCGCACAGGCTCTGTGACATTGCTCGCCGCGATTATTTTAAAGTCAATGTCTAACTTAGGACTTCTTAAGTATTCAGGAGAACTCATCCGTTGGGCGAAAGCAAAAAAATGGAATTGA
- a CDS encoding glycosyltransferase family 2 protein, producing the protein MGESKKMELMSTVALETSEEPLTISVVMPVKDRFDLAEISIRAVLNQTSAITQIIIVDDSSAVPVEEYFSALIKDIRTKGVEVICLRNELNQGVSASRNRGVQCSTGAVVCFCDSDDFWIPHKVAHVRHVFMEPEVILHYHAFTWFCGTLKIFSILPRARLQRLPKALMVIFSFLNPSCLSIRREAFAEGFDESMRYHEDLDFVLRKSLQIPVHFSNFPLMIMGRPPGSQGGATENGRAMRLGAIDALARYRGKGLLRFIANAKQGFHRRKLR; encoded by the coding sequence TTGGGCGAAAGCAAAAAAATGGAATTGATGTCGACAGTTGCTTTAGAAACCAGCGAGGAGCCGCTGACAATTTCCGTTGTCATGCCGGTAAAAGACCGATTCGACTTGGCAGAAATCTCTATCCGTGCTGTTTTGAATCAAACCTCGGCTATCACGCAGATAATAATTGTGGACGATAGCTCAGCCGTACCGGTCGAGGAGTATTTTTCTGCTTTGATTAAGGACATAAGGACCAAGGGCGTCGAAGTAATCTGCCTTAGAAATGAGCTTAACCAAGGCGTTTCTGCTTCGCGTAATCGAGGTGTGCAATGCTCCACTGGTGCTGTTGTATGCTTCTGCGACTCAGACGACTTTTGGATTCCCCATAAGGTAGCCCATGTGCGTCATGTTTTTATGGAGCCAGAAGTGATTTTGCATTACCATGCTTTTACCTGGTTTTGCGGTACGCTGAAAATATTTTCCATATTGCCGCGAGCACGACTCCAGCGGCTTCCAAAAGCACTCATGGTGATATTTTCATTTCTCAACCCTTCATGCTTAAGTATTCGCAGGGAAGCTTTTGCTGAAGGTTTCGATGAAAGCATGCGTTATCACGAAGACCTTGATTTCGTTCTTCGTAAGTCCCTTCAAATCCCCGTTCATTTTTCTAACTTTCCATTGATGATAATGGGGCGTCCGCCAGGATCGCAGGGCGGTGCAACGGAAAACGGCAGAGCAATGCGCCTGGGTGCTATTGATGCTTTGGCACGATATCGTGGAAAAGGATTACTTCGCTTTATTGCAAATGCCAAACAGGGTTTTCATCGGCGAAAGCTGCGGTGA
- a CDS encoding glycosyltransferase, which translates to MSKHKPKIVVLMATFNGEQWIKEQIDSIVVQENVDVSIYVSDDHSLDATLEIVNGLVGTASLTFLAKADASGSAGSNFRRLFRDVDVSSFDYVALADQDDVWHPLKLIEAVTVMARDRSAGYSGAVDSFWLDGRRKVVRQNGHMRAGDFLFEGAGQGCTFVVRADLFLLVQDFLRRHHELAESLHYHDWLIYLLARAHGLRWTFDTRAWIAYRQHGSNEIGSRGGWRGARSRLAKIRSGWYRTQIAAAMQAYLAADPANVFVQRAQRVFSQPMSLGRRLQFAKLSVLHGRRRKSDRIVVLVAALMGWI; encoded by the coding sequence ATGTCAAAACATAAGCCAAAGATAGTCGTTCTGATGGCGACATTTAACGGTGAGCAATGGATAAAAGAGCAGATTGATTCAATTGTGGTCCAGGAGAATGTAGATGTCTCAATTTATGTTTCCGACGATCATTCTTTGGATGCTACGTTGGAAATAGTTAATGGTTTGGTGGGCACGGCGTCTCTTACATTCCTAGCCAAGGCTGATGCCAGCGGTTCCGCCGGTTCCAACTTCCGTCGCCTGTTTCGCGATGTCGACGTATCATCTTTTGATTATGTTGCATTAGCTGACCAGGACGATGTGTGGCATCCGCTCAAACTGATAGAAGCCGTTACCGTCATGGCGCGCGACCGGAGTGCGGGGTATTCCGGCGCTGTCGATTCGTTCTGGCTCGACGGGCGACGCAAGGTAGTGCGCCAAAACGGGCACATGCGGGCAGGCGATTTCCTTTTCGAGGGTGCCGGGCAGGGATGCACCTTTGTTGTGCGGGCGGACCTGTTTTTGCTTGTGCAGGATTTCCTGCGGCGGCACCATGAATTGGCCGAATCGCTGCACTACCACGATTGGCTTATTTATCTGCTGGCGCGCGCCCACGGGCTGCGGTGGACTTTCGATACGCGCGCCTGGATCGCTTACCGGCAGCATGGTAGTAATGAGATCGGATCGCGCGGCGGATGGCGTGGGGCGCGGTCACGCCTCGCAAAGATTCGGAGCGGCTGGTACCGGACGCAGATTGCCGCAGCTATGCAAGCCTACTTGGCTGCGGATCCTGCGAATGTTTTTGTGCAGCGTGCACAGCGGGTTTTTTCGCAGCCAATGTCGTTGGGACGGCGCTTGCAATTCGCAAAGCTTTCGGTGCTGCATGGGCGACGGCGCAAGTCGGATCGCATCGTGGTGCTGGTCGCTGCGTTGATGGGTTGGATTTGA
- the gmd gene encoding GDP-mannose 4,6-dehydratase: MKRALITGVTGQDGAYLAELLLTKGYEVHGMKRRTSLFNTDRIDHLFQDPHKSDGRFVLHHGDMTDSSSLTHIIQKVQPDEIYNLAAQSHVAVSFEEPEYTANSDALGALRILEAIRILGLEKKTRFYQASTSELYGLVQETPQKETTPFYPRSPYAVAKLYAYWITVNYREAYGIYACNGILFNHESPNRGETFVTRKITRALARIKLGLQDCLYLGNLDAMRDWGHAKDYVEMQWMMLQQEQPEDFVIATGVQFSVRQFVDAAAGELGMEVRWEGEGADEKGYWTNPQGGARAEPIVSVDPRYFRPTEVETLLGDPSKAKEKLGWTPKITFAELVAEMVREDLKSAERDELVKKHGFSAFDYHE; this comes from the coding sequence ATGAAACGAGCATTGATTACGGGCGTGACGGGACAGGACGGCGCTTATCTGGCCGAACTGCTGCTGACTAAAGGTTACGAGGTCCACGGCATGAAGCGCCGTACATCGCTGTTCAATACTGATCGGATTGATCATTTGTTTCAAGACCCTCATAAATCCGATGGCCGGTTTGTGCTTCACCATGGCGATATGACGGATTCGTCCAGCCTGACGCACATCATCCAGAAGGTCCAGCCGGACGAAATTTATAACCTGGCCGCTCAATCGCATGTTGCGGTCAGTTTTGAGGAGCCAGAATACACCGCAAATTCAGATGCGCTTGGCGCATTGCGGATATTGGAGGCGATCCGTATCCTGGGCTTGGAGAAAAAAACCCGTTTTTATCAAGCTTCGACATCCGAGTTGTACGGCTTGGTACAGGAGACCCCTCAAAAGGAAACTACGCCCTTTTACCCCCGTAGTCCCTACGCAGTGGCCAAACTGTATGCGTACTGGATCACGGTAAACTACCGGGAGGCTTATGGAATTTATGCATGCAACGGCATCTTGTTCAACCATGAAAGTCCGAACCGGGGCGAAACTTTTGTCACTCGTAAGATTACGCGCGCGTTGGCGCGTATCAAGCTCGGCCTCCAGGACTGCCTTTATCTTGGCAATTTGGACGCCATGCGCGATTGGGGTCATGCGAAAGACTACGTCGAGATGCAGTGGATGATGCTGCAACAGGAGCAGCCAGAGGATTTCGTCATCGCCACGGGTGTGCAATTCAGCGTTCGTCAATTCGTGGATGCGGCCGCAGGCGAATTGGGCATGGAAGTACGTTGGGAGGGAGAGGGTGCGGACGAAAAAGGTTATTGGACCAATCCCCAGGGCGGGGCCAGGGCGGAGCCGATTGTCTCCGTCGATCCGCGTTACTTCCGCCCGACCGAAGTGGAAACGCTTTTAGGCGATCCTTCCAAGGCGAAAGAAAAACTTGGATGGACGCCGAAAATAACGTTTGCTGAGTTGGTAGCGGAGATGGTGCGAGAAGACTTGAAGTCCGCCGAGCGTGACGAGCTGGTCAAAAAGCACGGCTTCAGCGCATTTGATTATCACGAGTGA
- a CDS encoding GDP-L-fucose synthase family protein translates to MRILLTGGRGMVGRNFLEHASVAAHEVLAPTSAELDLTDAHSVHQWFARHKVDMVVHAAGRVGGIQANMREPVAFLLQNLDMGRNVVGAARQAGIKHLLNLSSSCMYPRYAESPLREDLVLQGELEPTNEGYALAKIITMRLCEYISREDPAFAYKTLIPCNIYGKYDKFDPVHSHMVPAIIHKLHQAKLAGRTSVDIWGDGNARREFMYAGDLARAMWSAVERFDSLPSVMNVGLGSDLSVNEYYAVAAAVVGYEGAFDHDLSKPVGMKRKTVDITTAQNWGWHAATTLETGLSLTYANYLEQTSP, encoded by the coding sequence ATGCGAATTCTTCTGACCGGGGGGCGCGGCATGGTGGGCCGCAACTTCCTTGAACATGCGAGCGTGGCAGCGCATGAAGTATTGGCACCGACCAGCGCGGAACTGGACCTGACCGATGCACATTCCGTGCATCAGTGGTTCGCACGCCATAAGGTCGATATGGTCGTACACGCCGCCGGCAGGGTGGGCGGAATCCAAGCCAACATGCGGGAGCCCGTCGCGTTTCTTTTGCAAAACCTGGACATGGGGCGCAATGTGGTTGGCGCTGCACGGCAGGCGGGCATCAAGCACTTGCTGAACCTCAGCAGTTCTTGCATGTATCCTCGTTATGCGGAGAGTCCCTTGCGCGAAGATCTGGTATTGCAAGGAGAACTGGAACCGACCAACGAGGGTTATGCGCTGGCCAAAATTATTACCATGCGCCTTTGCGAATACATCTCTCGTGAGGATCCGGCATTCGCGTATAAAACCCTGATTCCTTGCAACATCTACGGCAAATACGACAAATTCGACCCGGTGCACTCGCACATGGTGCCAGCCATCATTCACAAGCTGCATCAGGCGAAGCTGGCCGGCCGCACCTCCGTCGATATATGGGGCGACGGCAATGCACGCCGGGAATTCATGTATGCGGGCGACCTGGCTCGCGCGATGTGGAGTGCGGTTGAACGTTTCGATTCCTTGCCGTCCGTCATGAACGTCGGACTGGGAAGTGATTTGAGTGTCAATGAATACTACGCCGTCGCTGCTGCTGTGGTTGGATACGAAGGTGCTTTCGATCATGACTTGTCCAAACCAGTCGGCATGAAGCGAAAAACAGTTGATATCACCACGGCCCAAAATTGGGGGTGGCATGCAGCAACTACGCTGGAAACCGGCCTTTCTCTTACCTATGCGAATTACTTGGAGCAGACCAGTCCATGA
- a CDS encoding DegT/DnrJ/EryC1/StrS family aminotransferase: MNDIKYPLATATWDDAEYDAIQRVVKSGMFTMGSCVQEFEKLFADYSGSRYCVMVNSGSSANLLMVAALFYTKTGRLQPGDEVIVPAVSWSTTYYPLHQYGLKLRFVDIDVETLNYDLDQLAAAITDRTRLIMVVNLLGNPNDFSRIERLTQGRNIRMIEDNCESMGAEFKGKKAGTFGVMGSYSAFFSHHISTMEGGMVTTDDEELFHIMLSLRAHGWTRNLPKFNQVTGEKSDDPFKESFRFVLPGYNLRPLEMSGAIGIEQVKKLPRLISERRKNGALLQAAMANHPDVMIQKEIGQSSWFGFSLVVRPGSDLTRESLLKRLNAAGFECRPIVAGNFAKNEVVKYFDSDTFGELKNADHIDSHGLFVGNHHYPVHEAVAALKAI; encoded by the coding sequence ATGAATGACATTAAATATCCTCTTGCCACGGCCACCTGGGACGACGCCGAATATGACGCCATTCAACGGGTCGTGAAATCCGGCATGTTCACCATGGGCTCTTGCGTACAGGAGTTCGAAAAGCTGTTTGCTGACTATTCTGGTAGTCGTTATTGCGTCATGGTGAATTCAGGGTCATCCGCTAATTTGCTCATGGTGGCGGCGCTTTTCTATACCAAGACAGGACGCCTGCAGCCCGGTGATGAGGTCATTGTTCCGGCCGTTTCCTGGAGTACGACCTACTATCCTTTGCATCAGTATGGTTTGAAGCTGCGTTTCGTGGATATCGATGTCGAGACGCTGAACTATGATCTGGACCAGCTTGCGGCCGCGATTACAGATCGCACGCGCTTGATTATGGTCGTCAACTTGCTGGGAAATCCCAACGATTTTTCCCGAATTGAGCGGCTTACCCAGGGGCGCAATATTCGCATGATTGAGGATAATTGCGAATCGATGGGCGCTGAATTCAAGGGCAAAAAGGCCGGAACCTTTGGGGTGATGGGTAGTTACAGTGCCTTTTTCTCGCATCATATCTCGACGATGGAAGGCGGGATGGTTACGACTGATGACGAGGAGCTCTTCCACATAATGCTTTCCTTGCGGGCCCATGGTTGGACTCGCAATCTTCCCAAATTCAATCAGGTGACCGGCGAAAAGAGCGATGATCCGTTCAAAGAGTCATTTAGATTCGTGCTGCCCGGCTATAACCTGCGCCCGCTTGAAATGTCGGGCGCAATTGGCATTGAGCAAGTCAAGAAGCTGCCTCGGCTTATCAGCGAACGCCGGAAAAATGGCGCCTTGCTTCAAGCTGCCATGGCAAATCATCCCGATGTCATGATACAGAAGGAAATCGGCCAGAGCAGCTGGTTTGGATTTAGCCTGGTTGTCCGCCCTGGCTCGGATCTCACGCGCGAATCCTTATTGAAGCGGCTTAATGCGGCAGGTTTCGAATGCCGACCGATTGTGGCCGGGAATTTCGCCAAGAATGAAGTTGTTAAATATTTCGACTCCGATACCTTCGGCGAGTTGAAAAATGCCGATCACATCGACTCTCACGGTTTGTTCGTCGGAAACCACCATTATCCCGTTCATGAAGCGGTGGCTGCATTGAAAGCCATCTGA
- a CDS encoding glycosyltransferase, protein MPPLLSDRLTVCLFAWNEEQRILRSLENFRGLFRVLVVDNCSTDRTAEVARGASYELTVI, encoded by the coding sequence ATGCCGCCATTACTGAGCGATCGCCTGACTGTCTGTCTCTTCGCATGGAACGAGGAGCAGCGCATCCTGCGCAGTCTGGAAAATTTCCGCGGGCTATTTCGGGTGCTTGTCGTCGATAACTGCAGTACGGATAGAACCGCTGAAGTGGCGCGCGGCGCAAGCTACGAGTTGACGGTCATTTAA
- a CDS encoding glycosyltransferase, which produces MIRALKSLLDQTEKPEIIVVDGASRDNTVPMIWQHFSEAQVKNSIRAGLGSFRRMEQRRPHGFRQWLIFIGADDYMRILAV; this is translated from the coding sequence GTGATTCGTGCATTGAAAAGCTTGCTCGACCAAACGGAGAAGCCGGAAATCATCGTGGTGGATGGAGCATCTCGTGATAACACCGTTCCAATGATTTGGCAGCATTTTTCCGAGGCTCAGGTAAAAAATAGTATCCGAGCCGGACTCGGTAGTTTTCGACGCATGGAACAAAGGCGTCCGCATGGCTTCCGGCAATGGTTGATTTTTATCGGTGCGGATGACTATATGCGGATACTGGCAGTCTGA